A stretch of Paenibacillus peoriae DNA encodes these proteins:
- a CDS encoding amino acid ABC transporter ATP-binding protein, giving the protein MGKIIVKNLKKSYGSNQVLKGIDMQVREGEVVCVIGPSGSGKSTFLRCMNMLEEITAGEVIVDDYNLSDKNVDINKVRENIGMVFQHFNLFPHMTVLKNIMFAPTELGKQSKAEARETAMKLLDRVGLADKADALPGQLSGGQKQRVAIARALAMNPDIMLFDEPTSALDPEMVGEVLGVMNDLAREGMTMMIVTHEMGFAREVSDRVVFMDGGYIVEEGTPQEVFGNPKNERTISFLEKVL; this is encoded by the coding sequence GTGGGTAAAATTATCGTTAAAAACCTGAAAAAAAGCTATGGTAGTAATCAAGTGCTAAAAGGCATCGACATGCAAGTACGTGAAGGCGAAGTTGTGTGTGTCATTGGCCCGTCTGGTTCGGGGAAAAGTACGTTTTTGCGTTGTATGAACATGCTTGAAGAAATTACCGCAGGTGAGGTCATTGTCGATGACTACAACTTGAGTGACAAAAACGTGGACATTAACAAAGTCCGTGAAAATATAGGTATGGTATTTCAACATTTTAATCTGTTTCCGCATATGACCGTACTTAAGAACATTATGTTCGCGCCGACTGAACTGGGGAAACAGTCCAAGGCAGAGGCCCGGGAAACGGCCATGAAGCTGCTGGATCGTGTGGGGTTGGCCGATAAGGCAGATGCACTGCCAGGGCAGCTTTCCGGCGGTCAGAAGCAGCGTGTGGCGATTGCACGTGCGCTGGCCATGAACCCGGACATTATGCTGTTCGACGAACCGACCTCGGCGCTCGATCCTGAAATGGTGGGCGAAGTGCTTGGCGTAATGAATGATCTGGCGCGTGAAGGCATGACGATGATGATCGTAACGCATGAGATGGGTTTTGCACGCGAAGTAAGCGACCGTGTTGTGTTTATGGACGGTGGTTACATCGTAGAAGAAGGAACGCCACAAGAGGTATTTGGTAATCCGAAAAACGAGCGGACCATTAGTTTCTTAGAAAAAGTATTGTAA
- a CDS encoding YerC/YecD family TrpR-related protein, with protein MQLKKLNDKSIDQLFEAILTLKNLEECYVFFDDLCTINEIQSLSQRLEVARMLGKGSTYNQIEAETGASTATISRVKRCLNYGNDGYKMTLERLGR; from the coding sequence ATGCAGCTTAAAAAGCTTAATGATAAAAGTATTGATCAATTGTTCGAAGCTATTTTAACTCTTAAAAATTTGGAAGAATGCTATGTGTTTTTTGATGATCTGTGCACGATTAACGAAATTCAATCCCTCTCCCAACGTCTAGAGGTTGCCCGTATGCTAGGCAAAGGCAGCACATATAATCAGATTGAAGCAGAGACAGGAGCCAGTACAGCTACCATTTCACGTGTTAAACGTTGTCTGAACTACGGTAATGACGGATACAAGATGACTCTGGAACGTCTGGGACGCTAA
- a CDS encoding diacylglycerol kinase translates to MKRARLIYNPTSGREEMKRRLADVLQRLDEGGIEASCHATTGEGDATRAAIEAIERGYDMIIAAGGDGTLYEVINGMAERENRPPLGVFPLGTTNDFARALGIPKHWEDYCDLVIRQNPKPLDIGKANDRYFINIAGGGTLTELTYEVPSKLKTMIGQLAYYFKGMEKMVSLAPQELIIKASGQEVIHDEFMLFLIANTNSVGGFEKLAPGATIDDGLLDVIAVRKCNLAEMIRLVTLALRGEHLQDKKIVYFKTDYMEVTSPGYVQLNLDGELGGTLPATFRNLPHHLNVFR, encoded by the coding sequence ATGAAAAGAGCTAGATTAATCTATAATCCGACCTCTGGGCGTGAGGAAATGAAGCGTCGTCTTGCGGATGTTTTGCAGCGCCTGGATGAAGGTGGTATTGAAGCCTCTTGCCATGCAACTACGGGTGAAGGGGACGCAACACGTGCCGCAATAGAGGCCATTGAGCGTGGGTATGACATGATTATCGCCGCTGGTGGCGACGGTACATTGTATGAGGTCATTAACGGGATGGCTGAAAGAGAAAACCGCCCGCCCCTAGGTGTGTTTCCTCTGGGGACGACGAATGATTTCGCCAGAGCACTGGGCATCCCCAAGCACTGGGAGGATTATTGCGACCTCGTTATTCGTCAAAATCCGAAGCCACTGGATATCGGAAAAGCGAACGACCGCTACTTTATCAACATTGCAGGCGGGGGAACTTTAACCGAGCTTACGTATGAAGTTCCAAGCAAGCTAAAGACGATGATTGGCCAGTTGGCGTACTATTTTAAAGGTATGGAGAAAATGGTCAGCCTTGCTCCACAGGAGCTGATCATCAAGGCATCGGGTCAGGAAGTGATCCACGACGAATTTATGCTTTTCCTGATTGCGAATACGAATTCGGTGGGCGGGTTTGAAAAGCTTGCTCCTGGGGCGACAATAGATGATGGACTGCTTGACGTCATCGCTGTGCGGAAATGCAATCTGGCGGAAATGATCCGATTGGTAACACTCGCGCTGCGTGGTGAGCATTTGCAGGACAAGAAGATTGTTTATTTCAAAACAGATTACATGGAAGTGACCTCACCCGGCTATGTCCAGCTTAATCTGGATGGCGAACTGGGGGGCACTTTGCCAGCGACCTTCCGGAATTTACCTCATCATTTGAATGTTTTCCGGTGA
- a CDS encoding restriction endonuclease subunit S translates to MSEKKENVPKIRFPGFTDAWEQRRFYSVFDPIPNNTFSRADLNYDDGKIKSVHYGDILIKYGAVTDCGKDAIPFITGAEVSDHQSQLLQDGDVLIADAAEDETVGKATEIAGITDIPVVSGLHTIACRPKVKMQPNYLGYYMNSPLYHRQLLPLMQGIKVLSISRTNLAKTTICYPTSAQEQSYIGKVFADIDHFIILHQSKFNNVKNLRAGLLQKMFPKNGEDFPEVRFPGFTDAWEQRKLGGISKLGSSKRVHREDYAESGIPFFRGLEISKLGISSKLEDVLYISEEYYNNLKDKYGVPQTGDILITAVGTLGNPYLIRDNEPFYFKDGNLIWISDIEINPQYLNIYLGDGIGKKRVLESAAGSNQKALTMVKLRNVQVLFPSEEEQKKIGDFFAALDNLITLHQRKLEHLQEQKKALLQQMFI, encoded by the coding sequence ATGAGTGAAAAGAAAGAAAATGTACCTAAAATAAGGTTTCCTGGATTCACTGATGCTTGGGAACAGCGTAGGTTTTATTCGGTGTTCGACCCTATACCGAACAACACTTTTTCAAGAGCCGATTTGAACTATGACGACGGCAAAATAAAGAGTGTCCATTACGGCGATATTCTCATCAAATATGGTGCCGTTACTGATTGCGGCAAAGATGCGATTCCGTTCATAACAGGAGCCGAGGTTTCCGATCATCAGAGCCAACTTCTCCAAGACGGTGACGTGCTGATTGCCGATGCCGCCGAGGATGAAACGGTTGGCAAAGCTACTGAAATAGCAGGAATTACAGACATTCCAGTGGTATCAGGCTTACACACTATAGCTTGCAGACCGAAGGTGAAAATGCAGCCCAATTATCTTGGATACTATATGAACTCACCATTATATCATCGACAATTACTACCACTCATGCAGGGAATCAAAGTCCTCTCGATAAGCAGGACGAATCTAGCCAAAACAACCATATGCTATCCGACTTCGGCACAGGAACAGTCGTATATAGGAAAGGTATTTGCCGATATCGACCACTTCATCATCCTTCATCAGAGTAAGTTCAATAACGTGAAAAATTTAAGGGCTGGGTTGCTCCAAAAAATGTTTCCGAAAAATGGCGAGGATTTTCCTGAAGTTCGTTTCCCTGGATTCACTGACGCTTGGGAACAGCGTAAGTTGGGTGGAATCTCAAAATTAGGTTCTAGCAAGCGAGTTCATAGAGAAGATTATGCGGAAAGTGGAATACCATTTTTTAGAGGTTTAGAAATTTCAAAACTGGGGATTTCTTCAAAGTTGGAAGATGTACTGTATATTTCTGAAGAATATTATAATAATTTAAAAGATAAATATGGTGTCCCTCAAACTGGAGATATTTTGATTACTGCTGTTGGTACACTTGGAAATCCCTATTTAATCAGGGATAATGAACCTTTTTATTTTAAAGATGGGAATCTAATCTGGATTAGTGACATTGAAATTAACCCACAGTATTTGAATATATATCTAGGTGATGGTATAGGAAAGAAAAGAGTTTTAGAAAGTGCAGCAGGATCTAACCAAAAGGCATTAACGATGGTAAAGTTACGAAATGTACAAGTTTTATTTCCGAGTGAAGAAGAACAAAAGAAAATAGGTGACTTCTTTGCTGCCCTCGACAACCTCATCACCCTTCATCAGCGTAAGCTGGAACACTTGCAAGAGCAGAAGAAAGCACTACTACAACAAATGTTTATCTAG
- a CDS encoding sirohydrochlorin chelatase, which produces MRSPGILVISHGSREPYWVEQVDQAVAKLHLPEEIPVEVSFLETVKERLIQNGIDRLEALGVTDILVIPLFVSSGSTHVDEISYALGVKDAPDKETDLEPFRLKARVHFGSPLDDGEDVAHMVWDKVRPLSADPAREVILLVGHGSVHNGFFQRWEQGISSLARTVQNVSGIITDYALLNPESVYDKAAYWNQERGHDVIVAPLFLSSGYFTSRMIPKRLQGLEYRYSGDPLLPHPLLTSWIDRQIHELLQSMQKQARSSNR; this is translated from the coding sequence ATGCGGAGCCCTGGGATACTGGTCATCAGCCATGGCTCTAGGGAGCCATATTGGGTAGAACAGGTGGATCAGGCAGTTGCAAAGCTTCATTTGCCGGAAGAAATACCGGTAGAGGTTTCATTTTTGGAAACGGTTAAAGAAAGATTGATTCAAAATGGTATTGACCGTCTGGAAGCCTTGGGTGTAACAGATATATTGGTTATTCCTTTGTTTGTGTCATCAGGTAGTACGCATGTAGATGAGATTAGCTATGCGCTGGGTGTCAAAGATGCGCCGGACAAAGAAACAGATTTGGAGCCGTTTCGATTGAAAGCGCGAGTGCATTTTGGTAGCCCGCTGGATGACGGAGAAGATGTTGCTCACATGGTGTGGGACAAGGTTCGCCCGCTATCAGCCGACCCTGCGAGAGAGGTTATTTTACTCGTAGGTCACGGCAGTGTGCATAACGGCTTTTTTCAGCGCTGGGAGCAGGGGATTTCTTCGTTGGCCCGTACGGTGCAAAACGTGAGTGGTATCATCACGGACTACGCTTTGCTAAATCCCGAGAGTGTGTACGACAAGGCAGCGTACTGGAATCAGGAGCGGGGTCATGATGTTATTGTGGCGCCGTTATTTTTGAGTTCGGGATATTTTACAAGTCGTATGATTCCTAAACGCTTGCAAGGGCTCGAATACCGTTATTCGGGAGATCCTTTATTGCCGCATCCTTTGCTCACAAGCTGGATAGACAGGCAAATTCATGAATTATTGCAAAGCATGCAGAAGCAAGCGAGGTCAAGTAATAGATAG
- a CDS encoding type I restriction endonuclease subunit R — protein sequence MTENQFETELIQYLTSGTIEEQEHPEGTGNFDIKESSAGYIVKTKLWKYEPHIKSTEQLWNNFKAILEQHNQNTLDHPLSVVEFNQVKKIISDIQTPYEAGQFLYGLNGVSQIEIDLDDGRHVFLTVFDQKQIGAGDTVYQVVNQIKRPAVITGKQDRRFDTTLLINGLPIIQIEEKCDTRNVDDALNQMEQYADEHQYRDIFSTLQILVAITPNNVKYMANTTADKFNKDFAFNWQRKSDNTIVRNWKEFADSMLSIPMAHQMATNYMILDGTKNKQTLKVMRPYQVYATQNVIEGLKRSDFELGTHKTGYIWHTTGSGKTITSFKTAWLASRMPKVDKVVFVVDRIALTKQTNENYKAYDPDATEDTFGSVQNTDNTTDLSRKLKSKDNSIIVTSVQKLDTLVKRKTFQAPDKNIVFIVDEAHRSTGGDSFKNIQKAFKKSAWVGYTGTPMFDETTTGLRTEDIFGPLLHAYTIREAIADRNVLGFKVDFETTIDEKQMKEQYLPAFYRERYPNWNEERIQEKINDLSQEDMDDAVEPSFYDENPDHIKLVVQDIFENWRNRSNEGKYNALFTTHVGGGKASTPMAMMYFNEFQRVNEENKKNGGQTLKVAVTFSQNTSNNDSMLAANQGLYDAITAYNAEFGTSFGMDDVSGYTQDVTSRLNKSVTDLNFLDLVIVVDQLLTGFDAPELNTLYVDRTLKGAGLIQAYSRTNRIADMQEKPWGRVVNYRWPAQNEKLMNKALAVYANKDSAILSEDEQREFNQKDGIIAKPFEDVFNGVKEVVGKLGSLTTDFQQLPPSEKKKDEMLDLLREYNRGMAKLKQYDPDEVDGEKVGFNYDDPDELVEKLGMTSEQEVMLTTVLTNELKSHIAKEKKIPIYQIELRMTHVKDVKVDYDYLTELVEQLLNQVHEGKDEEAKGTQEKINQFANGLDDRNYATKIMNAAVAIIKGHFPPAGSNFKYPAKLSDSESIIQQANNVSLDRMFLDFRVKWGITDIITSAQMRELFSRHRYGLQDLDDTGQIRDLIAQASSDYKTLAHDEEVQSLPKMKYRNGLRDAIYELADGMAER from the coding sequence ATGACCGAGAATCAATTTGAAACAGAATTAATTCAATACCTGACGAGTGGCACAATTGAAGAACAAGAACACCCTGAAGGAACGGGTAACTTTGATATCAAAGAATCAAGTGCTGGCTACATAGTGAAAACAAAATTATGGAAATACGAACCGCATATTAAATCTACAGAACAACTCTGGAATAATTTCAAGGCGATCCTGGAACAACACAATCAGAATACGCTTGACCATCCTTTAAGTGTTGTGGAATTTAATCAAGTTAAGAAAATTATCTCTGATATTCAGACCCCTTATGAAGCGGGGCAGTTCTTGTATGGTTTGAATGGGGTGTCGCAAATCGAAATTGATTTAGACGATGGACGCCATGTGTTTCTTACTGTTTTTGATCAAAAACAAATAGGGGCTGGAGATACCGTTTATCAAGTGGTCAATCAAATTAAACGACCAGCAGTTATCACAGGAAAACAAGATCGTCGGTTTGATACAACTCTATTGATTAACGGTCTGCCAATCATTCAAATTGAGGAAAAGTGTGACACCCGTAATGTCGATGATGCGCTTAATCAAATGGAACAATATGCTGATGAACATCAGTATCGTGATATTTTTTCAACCTTGCAAATTTTGGTGGCAATTACACCGAACAATGTGAAGTATATGGCAAATACGACGGCAGATAAATTTAATAAGGATTTTGCTTTTAACTGGCAACGCAAGAGTGATAATACCATCGTGCGTAACTGGAAAGAATTTGCTGACTCCATGCTTTCGATTCCAATGGCGCATCAAATGGCTACCAACTACATGATTTTGGACGGAACCAAGAACAAGCAAACGTTGAAAGTGATGCGTCCGTATCAAGTGTATGCGACACAAAATGTGATCGAGGGCTTGAAACGTTCAGATTTTGAGCTTGGTACCCATAAAACCGGTTATATCTGGCATACAACAGGATCTGGTAAAACGATCACAAGCTTCAAAACGGCATGGCTTGCAAGCCGTATGCCGAAAGTGGACAAGGTTGTCTTTGTTGTGGATCGAATTGCTTTAACGAAGCAAACCAATGAAAATTACAAAGCCTATGACCCTGATGCGACAGAAGACACATTTGGTAGCGTTCAAAACACAGACAATACGACTGATTTGAGTCGTAAGCTTAAAAGTAAAGATAATAGTATCATTGTTACTTCGGTTCAAAAACTAGATACTTTGGTGAAACGCAAAACCTTTCAAGCTCCAGATAAGAATATCGTATTTATCGTGGACGAAGCCCATCGTTCAACTGGCGGTGACTCATTCAAGAATATCCAAAAAGCCTTTAAGAAATCTGCTTGGGTAGGCTATACGGGAACACCGATGTTTGATGAAACGACCACTGGTCTTCGAACAGAAGATATTTTTGGTCCACTATTACATGCATATACCATTCGTGAAGCGATTGCTGACCGTAATGTGTTAGGGTTCAAGGTGGATTTTGAGACAACAATTGACGAAAAACAAATGAAAGAACAATATCTTCCTGCGTTCTACCGTGAACGCTATCCCAACTGGAATGAAGAACGAATTCAAGAGAAAATCAACGATCTCTCCCAGGAAGATATGGATGATGCTGTTGAACCCAGTTTCTACGATGAAAATCCGGATCACATCAAATTGGTAGTGCAAGACATTTTCGAAAATTGGCGTAATCGTTCTAATGAAGGAAAGTATAATGCTTTGTTTACAACTCACGTGGGTGGTGGTAAAGCAAGTACGCCAATGGCAATGATGTATTTTAATGAGTTTCAACGTGTCAACGAAGAAAATAAGAAGAATGGCGGGCAAACATTAAAAGTTGCGGTGACATTTAGTCAAAACACTTCAAACAATGATAGTATGCTTGCCGCCAATCAAGGTTTGTACGATGCCATTACAGCTTATAATGCTGAATTTGGCACATCTTTTGGAATGGATGATGTTTCTGGCTATACCCAAGACGTGACTTCGCGATTAAATAAATCGGTCACCGATCTAAATTTCCTCGATTTGGTTATTGTGGTTGACCAGTTATTGACTGGTTTTGATGCACCTGAACTTAACACACTTTATGTGGATCGAACCTTGAAAGGTGCTGGGTTAATTCAAGCCTATTCAAGAACGAATCGTATTGCAGATATGCAAGAGAAGCCATGGGGACGTGTGGTAAATTACCGATGGCCTGCTCAAAATGAGAAGTTAATGAATAAAGCACTTGCTGTTTATGCCAATAAGGACTCAGCCATTTTGTCTGAAGACGAACAACGTGAATTTAATCAGAAAGATGGTATCATTGCCAAACCATTTGAAGATGTATTTAATGGAGTGAAAGAAGTGGTTGGGAAGCTAGGTAGCTTAACGACTGATTTTCAACAGTTGCCTCCATCTGAAAAGAAAAAGGACGAGATGCTTGATTTGCTCCGTGAATATAACAGAGGAATGGCAAAATTAAAGCAATATGATCCCGATGAAGTTGATGGTGAAAAAGTTGGATTTAACTATGATGATCCCGATGAGTTAGTAGAGAAGCTAGGGATGACTTCAGAGCAAGAAGTCATGTTGACAACCGTCTTAACCAATGAACTTAAGTCACATATTGCTAAAGAGAAGAAAATCCCTATCTATCAAATCGAACTGCGGATGACACATGTGAAGGATGTTAAAGTAGACTATGATTATCTTACTGAACTCGTGGAACAATTATTAAACCAAGTTCACGAAGGTAAAGATGAAGAAGCCAAAGGAACGCAGGAGAAAATCAACCAATTTGCGAATGGATTGGATGATCGTAACTATGCGACTAAGATTATGAATGCGGCTGTTGCAATTATTAAAGGTCACTTCCCACCTGCAGGCTCTAACTTCAAGTATCCTGCGAAACTAAGTGACAGTGAATCTATTATCCAGCAAGCGAACAATGTTAGCCTTGATCGAATGTTTCTTGACTTCCGAGTGAAGTGGGGAATTACGGATATAATTACAAGTGCTCAAATGCGCGAGTTGTTTAGCCGCCATCGCTACGGCTTGCAAGATTTGGATGATACGGGTCAAATCCGTGACCTTATCGCTCAAGCAAGTTCTGACTATAAGACACTTGCCCATGATGAAGAAGTACAGTCCTTACCTAAAATGAAATATCGAAACGGGTTGCGCGACGCGATTTACGAACTAGCGGATGGAATGGCAGAAAGGTAG
- the corA gene encoding magnesium/cobalt transporter CorA: protein MIRTLAIGHDHQVTVGKPLDQIVMEDYIWMWVDFSEPTDRETELLTSYFHFHPLAVEDCMHVLQRPKLDYYEDVQFLVVHALDVDTLAAEEVDMFISARFLVTYHHHELEELDQAWERIVQHANERKIWSRGPLAAAYTVMDKLVDNYFPSLFMIEDELAELEGLGGRESVEELMKQVFDLRGRLLKLRRTIVPMRDLMYRVLNSQHVQGQGDHMAYFTDIYDHLLKLTDMLEADREMTADLRDSYISLNSNRMNSIMKTLTVITTVFMPLTLIAGIYGMNFSNMPELGWKYGYFGVLFFMFLLSVAMVVWFMRRGWFK, encoded by the coding sequence GTGATACGTACATTGGCTATAGGTCATGATCATCAGGTAACAGTGGGAAAACCATTGGATCAGATCGTCATGGAGGATTACATATGGATGTGGGTAGATTTTAGCGAGCCTACAGATCGCGAGACGGAGCTGCTGACAAGTTATTTTCATTTTCACCCATTGGCTGTGGAGGATTGTATGCATGTTCTGCAACGTCCCAAATTGGATTATTACGAGGATGTGCAGTTTCTGGTCGTGCATGCGCTCGATGTAGATACGTTAGCTGCGGAAGAAGTGGATATGTTTATCAGCGCTCGTTTTTTGGTAACATATCACCATCATGAGTTAGAGGAGCTGGATCAAGCCTGGGAGCGGATTGTCCAGCATGCGAATGAACGCAAAATATGGTCGCGAGGACCGCTGGCTGCAGCCTACACGGTGATGGACAAACTGGTAGATAACTATTTTCCGAGCCTTTTTATGATTGAGGATGAATTGGCTGAGCTGGAGGGCTTGGGCGGTCGCGAATCCGTAGAGGAATTAATGAAGCAGGTGTTTGACCTGCGTGGCAGGCTGCTCAAGCTGCGCCGTACCATCGTACCTATGCGTGATCTGATGTACCGAGTTTTGAATTCGCAGCATGTGCAGGGCCAAGGAGATCATATGGCTTATTTTACCGATATATATGATCATTTATTGAAGCTGACAGACATGCTGGAGGCCGACCGCGAGATGACAGCCGACCTGAGAGACAGTTATATATCGCTCAATTCCAATCGCATGAATTCAATTATGAAGACGCTAACCGTAATTACGACCGTTTTTATGCCCTTGACGCTGATTGCAGGAATCTATGGTATGAATTTTTCGAATATGCCCGAGTTGGGCTGGAAATATGGATATTTTGGCGTACTGTTTTTCATGTTTTTGTTGAGTGTTGCCATGGTAGTCTGGTTTATGCGCCGAGGCTGGTTCAAATAG
- a CDS encoding restriction endonuclease subunit M — MKRLDGIVEFVSGSPQFRIIEVFDDKAPLYTYYGQQDIEDDLVGIDSNGSDSKKVRTLDKVSTLCQGDIVFSLISGKSTIVGVKHRGYLYTQNYVKLVTDEKVDSKYLVYLLNEDKFIKKQFQMGLQGSQVLKYTLKQVKELELPDLPTIEKQRIIGELYFNQLRLEALKIRVANLETTIVLEKLRGQSINDRESI, encoded by the coding sequence ATGAAGAGATTGGATGGTATAGTAGAGTTCGTGAGTGGTTCACCGCAATTTAGGATTATAGAAGTGTTTGATGATAAAGCACCACTGTACACCTATTATGGACAACAAGATATTGAAGATGATTTGGTTGGTATTGATTCTAATGGTAGTGACAGCAAAAAAGTACGAACCTTGGATAAGGTCAGTACGCTATGTCAAGGGGATATTGTTTTTAGTTTGATATCGGGAAAATCTACTATAGTTGGTGTGAAGCATCGGGGATATCTATACACGCAAAACTACGTTAAATTAGTAACTGATGAAAAGGTTGATTCAAAATATCTTGTTTACTTACTTAATGAAGATAAATTCATTAAGAAACAGTTTCAAATGGGGCTACAGGGGTCTCAAGTTCTAAAATACACACTGAAACAAGTGAAAGAGCTTGAGCTACCAGATCTGCCCACAATAGAAAAACAGCGCATAATCGGTGAACTCTATTTCAACCAATTGCGACTAGAAGCATTGAAAATTAGAGTGGCAAATTTGGAAACTACCATAGTATTAGAAAAGCTTAGGGGGCAATCAATAAATGACCGAGAATCAATTTGA
- the rlmD gene encoding 23S rRNA (uracil(1939)-C(5))-methyltransferase RlmD, which translates to MTNNRSGRGKSRRNAATATPVQGKQYKKTMKATRESEPEQSQVRAENGLLQAEIKHKNGNVNENMNDSDRKKRKNGRDTRRSSNGGRSQEASNRNRSSVERSDLPVQKNDEAVIDIIGMNHDGEGVGRVEGFTLFVPGALPGEKVRVKVLKTKKQYGYAKLLDIAQASPDRIAAPCAIYDQCGGCQIQHMSYEAQLSWKRQHVVDVLERIGKLSVATEPSEHTAQVLATSADTDGEADTVTTSDSAMNADGNADSISRVHGVVVHPTLGMSEPWRYRNKAQVPIGVTEGGLVGGFYARGSHRIVDMNTCLIQDERNDEVVARVKEIGRMLGISAYNEETGRGLLRHVVVKTAFRTGEMMLVLVTNGRDIPHADAWIGSIREHIPHVASICQNVNTKRTNVIFGDETRVLWGRDVIYDYIGNVQFAISPRSFYQVNPVQTEVLYGKTVEYAGLTGKETVIDAYCGIGTISLFLAQHADQVYGVEIVKEAIDDARSNALLNEMRNVKFEVGASEDVIPAWKEQGITADVIVVDPPRKGCDPRLLDTILEMKPERVVYVSCNPSTLARDLRILEDGGYSTVEVQPVDMFPHTVHVESVALLVRKD; encoded by the coding sequence ATGACGAATAACCGTAGCGGACGTGGAAAAAGCCGCCGGAATGCAGCAACAGCAACTCCTGTTCAAGGAAAGCAGTACAAAAAGACTATGAAGGCGACAAGAGAGAGCGAACCGGAACAGTCTCAAGTCAGAGCTGAAAATGGGCTACTTCAAGCCGAAATCAAACATAAAAATGGAAATGTGAATGAAAATATGAATGATTCGGATCGGAAGAAGAGAAAGAACGGACGAGATACTCGTCGTTCTTCCAACGGTGGACGAAGTCAGGAAGCTTCCAATCGTAACCGGTCTAGTGTAGAGCGTAGCGATCTGCCTGTACAAAAGAACGATGAGGCCGTGATAGACATCATCGGCATGAACCACGATGGCGAGGGTGTAGGACGTGTCGAGGGTTTTACGCTGTTCGTTCCAGGTGCGTTACCGGGTGAAAAGGTGCGAGTAAAGGTGCTGAAAACGAAAAAGCAGTATGGCTATGCCAAGCTGCTGGATATCGCGCAGGCTAGCCCCGACCGGATTGCAGCTCCGTGCGCTATCTACGATCAATGCGGTGGCTGCCAGATCCAGCATATGAGCTACGAAGCGCAGCTCAGCTGGAAACGCCAGCATGTCGTGGATGTGCTGGAGCGTATCGGGAAGCTGAGTGTGGCTACAGAGCCCAGTGAGCATACTGCACAGGTTTTGGCTACTTCTGCAGATACAGATGGTGAGGCCGATACAGTCACGACTTCTGATTCGGCCATGAATGCGGATGGAAATGCCGACAGCATATCGCGTGTACATGGCGTAGTCGTGCATCCTACACTCGGTATGAGTGAGCCTTGGCGATATCGCAACAAAGCCCAGGTGCCGATTGGTGTCACAGAGGGCGGGCTTGTCGGTGGCTTCTACGCACGTGGCAGCCATCGGATTGTGGATATGAACACCTGTCTCATTCAGGACGAGCGTAATGACGAAGTTGTCGCACGTGTGAAAGAGATTGGCCGAATGCTGGGCATCAGTGCATATAATGAAGAAACCGGACGTGGGCTACTGCGCCATGTCGTTGTAAAGACCGCTTTTCGCACGGGTGAAATGATGCTGGTGCTCGTCACGAATGGACGAGATATTCCGCATGCAGATGCGTGGATCGGCAGTATCCGTGAGCATATTCCACACGTGGCAAGCATATGCCAGAACGTGAATACAAAGCGAACGAACGTTATTTTTGGCGACGAGACTCGTGTACTGTGGGGTCGTGACGTGATCTACGACTACATTGGAAACGTACAGTTTGCGATTTCCCCAAGATCCTTTTATCAGGTGAATCCCGTACAAACGGAAGTGCTGTATGGCAAAACCGTCGAATATGCCGGGCTCACAGGCAAAGAAACGGTGATTGATGCGTATTGCGGCATCGGTACGATTTCTCTGTTCCTCGCTCAGCATGCGGACCAGGTGTATGGGGTGGAGATCGTCAAAGAAGCCATCGACGATGCACGGAGTAATGCGCTGTTGAACGAAATGCGCAATGTGAAATTTGAGGTAGGCGCGTCCGAGGACGTCATTCCTGCGTGGAAAGAGCAAGGCATCACCGCCGACGTTATCGTCGTCGATCCGCCCCGCAAGGGCTGCGATCCACGTCTGCTCGACACCATTCTGGAGATGAAGCCAGAACGCGTGGTGTACGTATCCTGTAACCCAAGCACACTGGCGCGGGATTTAAGGATACTGGAGGATGGCGGGTATAGTACAGTGGAAGTACAGCCTGTAGATATGTTTCCGCATACGGTGCATGTGGAGAGTGTGGCATTGCTGGTCAGGAAAGACTAA